gttgatgtaatgtaattgtataatttaattaggtgcggtgcgtttagcttttttttgtctcacgctacagtatcgttATAATATCTAATTTCATCGCCATCGCTGTTTAAACACATTGTCCAttcaaactcacccttaatatgtttttaaagcTTAAAAGTTTTccatataaaatacatatttttaatttactcgaaatttaatatacataatCTATTGGatattcttttttgttttaatattaaattgtataaatttttaaattgtcaTGAAAAAGTTTATGaacttttaaccaaaaaattaatcTTGGAAACCATCAAATTTACGCTCATTCCATCTCATGCTTTTGTGTTCCCACCATGCAAGCCCTTGTTGGTGCCAAGACATATGGTCCAAGCCTCCACTATCTTCTCCTCCCTGGACCAAGCTCAAATCAGACATGCCGGCGGCTTAACCCCGATTTCACTGCCCACCTTCCTATCCTTTTCTCCCCCCCAATCTCCAACCCTACCACCTCTCCCGGTCGAGAGTATTCGAAACTTCAACAGCAATTCATCAGGAAAGTTGAAGGAATTGCGGCCTTGCAGCTTTTGGCTGCCGCTGATGTTTTCTATACAGTTTCTTCTTAATAATCCTAATCCTTGTATAGGTCTTTGCTACATTGTCATAACTCATAATCGTATTTAAGATgttttatatagattttaacatattaataacATGTTTGTATATTCAGGTGGTATCCATGTCATTCATGTAGTgttctaattatttttacctgCCATATCTGATATTATAGGTTCTAGTTTGCAGCAATTCCACCATAACATAGAAAGTTAAGAACTTCCACACCAAACATTTTTTACTTTGTTAGGGGAAAAAAAATGCTTCAATTCTACTACAAACCCTAGATCCAGATACCGAACTCAGTCATACACCACTAGCATGACACGAGTTTGCAGATGATTCATACAGTCACCCTTTCAATCAATCACACGGCAATCAAGTCTAGTCATCAGTTCTTCTTCACACTTTTGTACGAAAATATCATAATTCATGGATAGTCCTAACAAGATATTAGAATTAGAAGGCCTTACTATTTCTtgtatatttatcttatatcCAACCTCTGATAATCCTTAGTTGCAGCCCTTTTTTCCTCAGCAAACAGTTCCAGCCACCACAGAATTTAGCATTTAACTGAACGAGAAGAGGAAGCTAGGATTTAAGACTTTGCAACCGGGATACTTTTTCAATTTCCTTGATAATTAGCTCTTTTTCCTCTTCGAATTGCTCATCTTCCGCACCTGCAAGGACCATGATTTCTTAAGAGACAAGCAAAAGAATAACGAGAAGCATGGTTTCAATATGTTTACTCGAATTTGAGTGTCCAACACAGTTATGTTCAAGTTTTTCCATACCAATAGTCATGTCCAAACTCGTTACAGGTAGGggtatttcaagaaaataaagaatgatAGAAACATAGATCTGGAGTCGTTTGTTCCGAACCATGTTGCTACGACTATTTTTGTTTAAGTACTCATGTCCGGCACATGGATACAAGAATATGACCtccaaatacatagaaaaattaagaaaatctTACCATAGTCATGACAGTGATGGACACCTCTAAATCCGAGTAACATAAGTTCATACAATGTAGGTTCAGACAAAGTAATAGCGAAAAGAATAAATACCTTTCCCTGAGAGACTATTAAGCAGTTCCAACAATTTCTCATGGTTTTTTGCCAAAATGATCTTTATCTCTCTTGGCTTGTTAGGATTAGCAACAAAAACCTGCATGTGAATAaacaaagatttaaaaaaacataaatcagACGCcaatttgtctttttattttaggtgtcGGCTAACTGAACAAACCACTGTAACCAATCAAATTCAGCTCATTCAGTTTGTTTAGTTTTGGTTCTATTTGTGGTTAAATAATTTAGGATGTGTTGGATaaagttaagaaaattttcagcatttaattttttaattgtgtTTGACAACTgaattaggtttttaattgatatagaaatttcaacaaaaaatgtTGAATATGATAAGCAAATAATAGTTTATCACTTAATGTTGAAAATgctaagttaattttattttggaaaaatatatttaaaataaattatctctttatttatgttaaataatgaaattttcgaaattattatgtttaactttatccaaaaccatcataggattaaaattatgaaataaataattattaaaatttattgtttactaTTATCTAACAGTATAATAATATTCCGTACTTAATTTTACTAATATAcctaacaattttataatataaattcagtacttaatttttcaacacttaaattttaatttatcaaacactAGTTCAGTTTTAACCTATGTTACTCTTAACTCATCATTTATCAAACACTAGTTCAATTTTAACCTATGTTACTCTAActcatcattttctttaagtaccCGACCATTACTCAGACATGGATATTGGAATATGATATTCAAAAGGAcctttcaaataaataaaactcttgAAAAACTTGTGCTCATATCAGATACATACCTGTCTGATACACCCAAGTCTAAGTAAGATAGGTTTTAACATGTTTATTCAATCTGTTAGCAGTTTTCCTATTTCCAGTTGAAAtcgataattaaaaaatgaattatattttttattcaaacattccTAAACTCAATTAACattattcaacccaacccaacaaACTGATTAATTTCGGTTCAATTATTCCAGTTTATCTCTCGTATCTCAGtcggtttttaaattttattcatttttagaattttgggtaAAGGCTGATGCACGTCAATAAGAGAGACAAAAGAgagatcaccttgaaaatgtgGAAAGCAGAAATCTGAATGTTTTTGCTTGAATCCTGCATTGAAACAAAAGAGCAGAAAATGAAATGCTGATTTGGGGTATTTAATGTACCAAGGAAACCCAAATGTGGAACATCATATCAGATATGCAAATAAAAACTTACTTGGACCCCGGTGTTAGTGTCAGATTCaggtatgttcaattttttctaGGTTGTTCGCATGTACTAAAAGGGTTCTTGGAGGATAATATCCACATCTAGAATACAGGTGTGGGACATGGATGCTTCAAGAAAATTGAACAGTAGGAGAAACATAAAGTAAAAACAGAGAGCTCAAAAGGTTCCACTAGGTCCAATCTATTCAAAGTTGAAagaccaaaataataattaataagttaaaGCCATTCccataaacaaaaatatcatcctGCCCTCCCGGTCTATGTTACCCCTGTTGTTCATGTATCTTTATGCATCCATGTTCAACACCTATGTCCGACACATATATGGACATGGACATAAGAGTTTGATCTTCCAAACATatggaaaaacttaaaaattttgagcATACCCGTATCCCACACTCTCAAGCTCAAGTAACATCAGAACTACTGATGGATGGTTCAAATCAATGAATACCAACCAGATCATAGAGAAGCTAAAGTTAGAATGTACCCTCAGCAATGTCATCATGATTTTCAAGTATCGAACTTCTAAAATGTAGCGCTTCATTATCTGCACATTTGGAGCCTCCAAAAGAAAGTCCGATAGAagctaaaccaaaaaaattgcaGCATTAACATTCAAAATATCAACAGAACAAAACTGGAACGAAAGGAGAGAGAGGCAAAACCAACCTTTAAAGATTGCCTTCTTGTGACATAATTAGAAGAGGTCAGGAGTTTTTCATAGAGATCAAAGAACTGAAACAACAATATCTCATTAGACAAGCaaaaagagaaagggaaaaCAAATAATTCAACGAACTTAAGAAAAGATCCACACCAATTCATCACAAGTAGTTGCAGTTGAGCCTTACCAGAAGtgtaaatacaatataaaacaatCCCTAAGATATTTTTAAGCTGAGCAGGTGGTATAAGATGAATAATTCAATCAACATAAAGTCCTAAAGCAAAATTGCACTCCGGCAAGACCATTCGGAGTCTGCATTAGATACAAAGGGAGCTTCCAAGTGCCAGACACAGCAGAATACATTTCTGACAcatgaggacaagtaaaaaaaGGTATACCATAGACAGTCAAAACATGATTAAATCATGAACGGACACTCCCAGATACCTCCAGACACACGAGGAAGCTTtcctctttctttcttcttcttcttcttcttcttcttattattattattattttgcatttTCTCCCAAATACAGAATCAATAATGAGTAATTTGGTTATAATGAGTTTTTAAGGTTCAAGTTTTTatattcaaaaagaatttttaaaatttagaagcTATTTGTATATTAGTCTTAAATTGAAAAGCAccaattttacttttttgttatatataaaagaatttattgtTGTGTCCTGCCTTATTCAtgtcctaattttttttttttaatttcatcttcaaGTTGTACCCATTTTACATGTCCGTGTCCATGCTTCTAGGATTAAACAGTATGTAAATGTACCTCATCATAATGACCAGTCAAATATTCAGCTACCAATGATGCATGTTTTGTAAGAATATCCTGAGAATATTCAATCACACACACATAAGACAAAGAAAACATAACCCGTAAATGTATTTAGTTAATCTAAAGTAACGTAAGACTCAGAAACTAACAAATCTGACCTTAAAGGTTGAAAATGCATCAGAAGCAACATCAAAGTTGGGCAACTCCACAAATTTGAAGAACAGCACAAAGCTAGCAGAATTTAATATGTATCTGAAAAAGCACTACAAAATTTAACTGGTGAAAAAGTGAAACTTGCTTTTTcagttaagaaattttgcatcaaaaacacaaatttaaaatgaagaaaGCGCCCAAGAAGCCAATTTATTGGTCCTCTAGTTTACTTGGACTAGCTAATAGACTCAAACCAGCTAAGGGTTTGACAACTAACAAAAGCAGCGTCACCTTTATTACTAGGACTTAAGGGAATCTTGGACACTtgtagatttaaaaaaaaaaaaacatgaatttaaaatgaagaaaatgccCAAGCAGCCAATTCTGAATCCTCTAGTTTGCTTGGACTAGCTCGTAGAAACAGAAAAGAGGTTGACAACTAACAAAAGCAGCAACTGGCACCATTGTCATTCAGACTGAGTCTCAGACACTAATACATGTACAATACAGGCATATTCAACTTTTTCTAAGATTTCCATGCATTTGGAGGGTCCTTTAAGAATCATATCCTCAAACCCGTGTTCAAATATATGTTAGAGGCAGGTGCCAAACACGGATACtttaatgaaaaaagaaaagttggcaACATAGTAGCACTAAAACAGTTAATTGGCTGTCCATTGCCAGTCTCTATAGCTCACTAGTTCCTGAGTTCTCCAATATCCAAGGTTATTTTACTAGATAACTTCATAACATGCCTTACAGTTGATCTTTTAAAGCAGCTCAATTTAGAATATAACAATAAGTTTATCTTTGGGAACCAAGTATCAAGTTAAAGTCATCATAAGATACTGAAAGAGGAGATTACTCAGACAACTAAGAACTTGAgttatatgtgaatatttagCTGAAGGAAACATATTACATGCACGTTCCGGTTCTCCACTACCTCAACCCTAAAATCATAGTTGGAAACTATTTTAAACTGGAGTGTAAGTGTCAGACAACAGTATGTGTCCAACATgggtatgttcaattttttcaatgatttccatgtatttggagggtgCTTGGAGGATTATATTCCTATATCCATGTCCGGATATGCATTGGAAGCAGATACTTAAATCATATGAAAAGAACAAGGATGAGGACATTGATTGCAATCAATGCAACATGCAAAGCTCACCATAAGTTTAGATGAAATAGaatccaattaaaaaaatatgagcaTTTATATGCTAAAAGAAACATATTTCCTTTTCAGAAATATAATACAATGATCATTGAGGATTAA
The window above is part of the Gossypium raimondii isolate GPD5lz chromosome 9, ASM2569854v1, whole genome shotgun sequence genome. Proteins encoded here:
- the LOC105798833 gene encoding uncharacterized protein LOC105798833; the encoded protein is MSFSFFKPSRPKTPPEVAKAIKDSLNALDTKTVAEVKALEKAMEEVEKNFVTMRCMLSGDGEVEPNVEQVSQLALEISKEDVISLVVHKLPILGWEARKDLVHCWSILLKQQVDSKYCCVEYIEKHLELLDFLVVCYDNKEIALNCGNMLRECIKFPSLAQYILNSASFVLFFKFVELPNFDVASDAFSTFKDILTKHASLVAEYLTGHYDEFFDLYEKLLTSSNYVTRRQSLKLLSDFLLEAPNVQIMKRYILEVRYLKIMMTLLRDSSKNIQISAFHIFKVFVANPNKPREIKIILAKNHEKLLELLNSLSGKGAEDEQFEEEKELIIKEIEKVSRLQSLKS